One genomic window of Actinoplanes lobatus includes the following:
- a CDS encoding RNA polymerase sigma factor, producing MTIQRETLWQSGDSDEFEAVFDRCSRAVYNHAFRLTGSWSVAEDVTQAVFLTAWRRRAEIRLVDGSPLPWLLVTASHHARSEQRTLTRWRNRLFRAPADEILPDPADDVAGRLDDERRMREVLAAVRRLPRAEREAVALCLWSGVSYAEAAAVLGVTESTVRSRVSRARARLSRQLATDPDPPPPIVRPPSVGAAVPVRPNDPGPPGTTASLAAGRSPKVTAATAHLQEES from the coding sequence GTGACGATCCAGCGCGAGACCCTCTGGCAGAGCGGCGACTCCGACGAGTTCGAGGCCGTGTTCGACCGCTGTTCCCGGGCGGTCTACAACCACGCCTTCCGGCTCACCGGCTCATGGTCGGTCGCGGAGGACGTGACCCAGGCGGTCTTCCTGACCGCCTGGCGGCGCCGGGCCGAGATCCGGCTGGTCGACGGGTCACCGCTGCCGTGGCTGCTCGTCACGGCGAGTCACCACGCCCGCTCCGAGCAGCGCACCCTCACCCGGTGGCGCAACCGCCTGTTCCGGGCGCCGGCCGACGAGATCCTCCCCGATCCGGCCGACGACGTGGCCGGGCGCCTCGACGACGAGCGCCGGATGCGGGAGGTGCTCGCCGCCGTGCGCCGGCTGCCCCGGGCCGAGCGGGAGGCGGTCGCGCTCTGCCTCTGGTCCGGGGTGTCGTATGCCGAGGCGGCGGCCGTTCTGGGAGTCACCGAGTCGACCGTCCGGAGCCGGGTGAGCCGGGCCCGCGCCCGGCTGTCGCGCCAGCTGGCCACCGATCCCGACCCACCCCCGCCGATCGTCCGCCCGCCATCGGTGGGCGCCGCCGTCCCGGTGCGCCCGAACGACCCGGGGCCGCCGGGGACGACGGCATCACTCGCAGCAGGAAGATCACCCAAAGTGACCGCCGCCACCGCTCACCTCCAGGAGGAGTCATGA
- a CDS encoding DUF3455 domain-containing protein, translated as MAQIPPARPRPPADQQPPATERAPVDQQPLSDPQPPAALQTPATHQTLDGPQPAATHQTLDGSQPAAARQAPAGAGRSSGEQPPERGRSAGRRVKVAAAFGALALVAVAVPAGVSFAGTDRAPAESKPPTTQAENFHGVDPRVPAELTPPAGNVLHSVLKARGVQIYECRGGTWTLLEPAASLTGVTMHPVKKLSALHFRGPSWQSDQDGSLLEGDGPNAKRAPSEHPNSIPQLLIPAKLNRGDGVFGKVTYVQRLDTVGGVAPAGPCTGSGATAVPYRAVYRFFAAKP; from the coding sequence GTGGCCCAGATCCCGCCCGCCCGTCCGCGCCCACCGGCCGACCAGCAGCCGCCCGCCACCGAGCGTGCGCCCGTCGATCAGCAGCCGCTGAGCGACCCCCAGCCACCCGCCGCCCTACAAACGCCCGCCACCCACCAGACGCTGGACGGCCCCCAGCCGGCCGCCACCCACCAGACGCTGGACGGCTCCCAGCCGGCCGCCGCCCGGCAGGCGCCTGCCGGGGCCGGCCGGTCGTCCGGTGAGCAGCCGCCCGAACGGGGGCGTTCCGCCGGGCGGCGGGTCAAGGTCGCCGCCGCGTTCGGGGCTCTCGCGCTCGTCGCGGTCGCCGTGCCGGCCGGCGTCTCGTTCGCCGGGACCGACCGGGCGCCGGCCGAGTCCAAGCCGCCCACCACGCAGGCCGAGAACTTCCATGGGGTCGACCCGCGGGTGCCGGCGGAACTGACCCCGCCCGCCGGGAACGTGCTGCACTCGGTGCTCAAGGCCCGGGGCGTGCAGATCTACGAGTGCCGCGGCGGCACGTGGACCCTGCTGGAGCCGGCCGCCTCACTCACCGGCGTCACCATGCACCCGGTGAAGAAGCTGTCCGCCCTGCACTTCCGCGGCCCGAGCTGGCAATCCGACCAGGACGGGTCGCTCCTGGAGGGCGACGGCCCGAACGCCAAGCGCGCCCCCTCCGAGCACCCGAACAGCATTCCGCAACTGCTGATCCCGGCGAAACTGAACCGTGGCGACGGCGTCTTCGGCAAGGTCACCTACGTCCAGCGGCTGGACACCGTCGGCGGTGTCGCCCCGGCCGGCCCGTGCACCGGCTCCGGCGCCACGGCCGTCCCGTACCGCGCGGTCTACCGCTTCTTCGCGGCCAAGCCCTGA
- a CDS encoding sensor domain-containing diguanylate cyclase, with product MTPDRQSLLLTELVGFMTKDTPSVQHVLDLTTPHLRDIAGLTAATVFELDSETGMMTVSARVGEPGRRDQMVAGKVFRTPAGGKPVVNGEQMAIRLRIGGQTVGVLLLTGTALDELQLDTIATMSLHFATTLQGLAAEKQRQFVAHSSATIRELFEHGMSADNVETAAELLARSCATAFRTEHAAMHLIDGEGRIRYVHGVGFPDEVHRALSTNLLGKRAAESPVWCNSAEKGEPMLVSDAGTAKVRSGGLTQTIGFRSFIAMPLLSAQGPVGMVMCGDSSGTRDWTAQDRILAEQLAVEGTLIMDSARMRQAAELHMNELTQQAFHDSLTGLPNRKQLLDRAETAVEIASSTGTRVGLLLLDLNGFKQVNDTVGHHAGDVLLQLVAKRLQGVVRRPDLVARLGGDEFSVLLTGDPDEKAAIAVGERICERLREPFDIEGEPVRIGASIGVALFPDHATEFEAMMREADAYMYQAKRGGGGVRLVGS from the coding sequence ATGACACCGGATCGGCAGTCGCTTCTGCTGACCGAACTGGTGGGGTTCATGACCAAGGACACCCCTTCGGTGCAGCATGTCCTGGATCTGACGACGCCTCACCTGCGGGACATCGCCGGCCTGACCGCGGCCACCGTCTTCGAGCTGGACTCGGAGACCGGCATGATGACCGTGAGCGCCCGGGTCGGCGAACCCGGCCGCCGTGACCAGATGGTGGCCGGCAAGGTGTTCCGCACCCCGGCCGGTGGCAAGCCGGTGGTCAACGGCGAGCAGATGGCGATCCGTCTGCGCATCGGCGGCCAGACCGTCGGCGTGCTGCTGCTGACCGGCACCGCTCTGGACGAGCTCCAGCTGGACACGATCGCGACGATGTCGCTGCACTTCGCGACCACCCTCCAGGGGCTGGCCGCGGAGAAGCAGCGGCAGTTCGTGGCGCACAGCAGCGCCACCATCCGGGAGCTGTTCGAGCACGGTATGTCGGCCGACAACGTGGAGACCGCCGCCGAGCTGCTGGCCCGCTCGTGCGCGACCGCGTTCCGCACCGAGCACGCGGCGATGCACCTGATCGACGGCGAGGGCCGGATCCGGTACGTGCACGGTGTCGGTTTCCCCGACGAGGTGCACCGGGCGCTCAGCACCAACCTGCTCGGCAAGCGGGCCGCGGAATCACCGGTCTGGTGCAACAGCGCCGAGAAGGGTGAGCCGATGCTGGTCAGTGACGCCGGCACGGCCAAGGTCCGGTCCGGCGGGCTCACCCAGACCATCGGGTTCCGCTCGTTCATCGCGATGCCTCTGCTGTCCGCGCAGGGCCCGGTCGGCATGGTGATGTGCGGTGACTCCAGCGGCACCCGGGACTGGACCGCCCAGGACCGGATCCTGGCCGAGCAGCTCGCCGTCGAGGGCACGCTGATCATGGACAGCGCCCGGATGCGGCAGGCCGCCGAGCTGCACATGAACGAACTGACCCAGCAGGCGTTCCACGACTCGCTGACCGGGCTGCCCAACCGCAAGCAGCTGCTGGACCGGGCCGAGACGGCGGTCGAGATCGCCTCCTCCACCGGCACCCGGGTCGGCCTGCTGCTGCTCGACCTGAACGGATTCAAGCAGGTCAACGACACCGTCGGGCACCACGCCGGCGACGTGCTGCTGCAACTGGTGGCGAAGCGCCTCCAGGGGGTCGTGCGGCGTCCGGACCTGGTGGCCCGCCTCGGCGGCGACGAGTTCTCGGTGCTGCTCACCGGCGACCCGGACGAGAAGGCCGCGATCGCGGTGGGCGAGCGGATCTGCGAGCGGCTCCGGGAGCCGTTCGACATCGAGGGCGAGCCGGTACGGATCGGGGCGAGCATCGGTGTGGCGCTCTTCCCGGACCACGCCACCGAGTTCGAGGCCATGATGCGCGAGGCGGACGCCTACATGTATCAGGCCAAGCGAGGCGGTGGAGGGGTACGCCTGGTCGGCTCCTGA
- a CDS encoding glycine--tRNA ligase → MLTMQDALARLTTYWTDQGCLVVQPMNTEVGAGTLNPATFLRVLGPEPWRVVYTEPSVRPDDSRYGENPNRLQTHTQLQVILKPDPGNPQELYLGSLAALGIDVTAHDVRFVEDNWASPALGAWGLGWEVWLDGLEITQFTYFQQAGGLNLDPVSVEITYGIERIIMALQDKTHFKEIEYSPGVSYGEVFGQSEYEMSRYYLDDADIEANRRLLEIYAGEAQRMIDAGLPVPAHSYVLKCSQAFNVLDARGAVSTAERAAEFGRMRRLAGEVARLWVDRRTELELPLGTVAPLAPARPAAAVQTGDTARTLVFEIGTEELPPAELRSAREQVQRLLTEGLAATRLGHGEVRVFGTPRRLIAVATAVAAREEDHVRTVKGPKVQAAYTGDGTATKALEGFARGQGVPLADVETEEVGGVPHVVVRKHEAGRAAPEVLAAVLAQVVTGLRAAKNMRWNDPRLAFSRPVRWLTALWGDDVVPVAVSTLAAGRRTRLLRTAVPPETEIASAETFLETLGVNGIVADHEDRRELIVIGAQDLVYPDGRIDVTGEAALIDQITDLVEQPLPLLGTFDEGYLSLPDAVLTTVMRKHQRYLPVRDADGKLLPMFVTVANGPVDVELVRAGNEAVLRARYEDAAFFYRADQATPIAEMKSHLNRLTFTDKLGSMADRAGRIAALALSVADRLETGSPVLRRAAELVKFDLGSQLVTEMTSLAGVMARDYALHAGEDRAVAQAVYEAELPRNTGDELPRTLPGALLSLADRLDLVAGLAATVGLPTGSSDPFAVRRAFLGLIAVHRATPRLSGFDLIEGLALAAAAQPVPVADTVLEACAEFLTRRLEQVFTEEGQPVDRVRAVLPHAARPAVAAALLGQLRDAVGDPGFRAVAEAVQRARRIVPAGTPAGYDAGLLKEPAEIALHEAVTAVAVPASPDVTAFVAATRPLVEPVGRFFDEVFVMADDLALRAARLGLLARVRDLGDGLLDWSHLRF, encoded by the coding sequence ATGCTCACCATGCAGGACGCGCTCGCCCGGTTGACCACCTACTGGACGGATCAGGGCTGCCTGGTCGTCCAGCCGATGAACACCGAGGTCGGCGCCGGCACGCTCAACCCGGCCACCTTCCTGCGGGTGCTCGGGCCGGAGCCATGGCGGGTCGTCTACACCGAGCCGTCGGTGCGGCCGGACGACTCCCGTTACGGCGAGAACCCGAACCGGCTACAGACCCACACCCAGCTCCAGGTGATCCTCAAGCCCGATCCGGGCAACCCGCAGGAGCTCTACCTCGGCAGCCTGGCCGCGCTCGGCATCGACGTGACCGCCCACGACGTCCGTTTCGTCGAGGACAACTGGGCCTCCCCCGCGCTCGGCGCCTGGGGTCTCGGCTGGGAGGTCTGGCTGGACGGGCTGGAGATCACCCAGTTCACCTACTTCCAGCAGGCCGGCGGCCTGAACCTCGATCCGGTGAGTGTGGAGATCACTTACGGCATCGAGCGGATCATCATGGCGCTCCAGGACAAGACCCACTTCAAGGAGATCGAGTACTCCCCCGGGGTCAGTTACGGCGAGGTCTTCGGCCAATCCGAGTACGAGATGTCGCGCTATTACCTCGACGACGCCGACATCGAGGCGAACCGGCGACTGCTGGAGATCTACGCCGGCGAGGCGCAGCGCATGATCGACGCCGGCCTGCCCGTCCCGGCCCACTCCTACGTGCTGAAGTGCTCGCAGGCCTTCAACGTCCTGGACGCCCGGGGCGCCGTCTCCACGGCCGAGCGGGCCGCCGAATTCGGCCGGATGCGGCGGCTCGCCGGGGAGGTCGCCAGACTCTGGGTGGATCGCCGCACCGAACTGGAACTGCCGCTCGGCACCGTCGCCCCGCTCGCCCCGGCCCGGCCTGCCGCCGCCGTGCAGACCGGCGACACCGCGCGCACGCTGGTCTTCGAGATCGGCACCGAGGAACTGCCGCCCGCCGAGCTGCGCTCCGCGCGTGAGCAGGTGCAGCGGCTGCTCACCGAGGGTCTGGCGGCCACCCGGCTGGGCCACGGCGAGGTGCGGGTCTTCGGGACGCCGCGCCGGCTCATCGCCGTCGCCACAGCGGTCGCGGCCCGCGAAGAGGATCACGTGCGCACGGTGAAGGGCCCCAAGGTCCAGGCCGCCTACACCGGGGACGGCACCGCCACGAAGGCACTGGAGGGCTTCGCCCGCGGGCAGGGCGTCCCGCTCGCCGACGTCGAGACCGAGGAGGTCGGCGGCGTACCCCATGTGGTGGTCCGGAAGCACGAGGCCGGGCGCGCGGCGCCCGAGGTCCTCGCCGCCGTTCTCGCGCAGGTCGTGACCGGCCTGCGGGCCGCCAAGAACATGCGGTGGAACGATCCGAGGCTGGCCTTCAGCCGGCCGGTCCGCTGGCTGACCGCGCTCTGGGGCGACGACGTCGTGCCGGTGGCCGTCTCCACGCTGGCCGCCGGACGCCGGACGCGGCTGCTGCGCACCGCCGTGCCGCCGGAGACCGAGATCGCCTCGGCCGAGACCTTCCTGGAGACGCTCGGCGTCAACGGCATCGTCGCCGACCACGAGGACCGCCGGGAGCTGATCGTCATCGGCGCCCAGGACCTCGTCTATCCGGACGGGCGGATCGACGTCACGGGCGAGGCCGCGCTGATCGACCAGATCACCGACCTGGTGGAGCAGCCGCTGCCGCTGCTCGGCACCTTCGACGAGGGCTACCTGTCGTTGCCGGACGCGGTGCTGACCACGGTCATGCGCAAGCACCAGCGTTACCTCCCGGTGCGCGACGCCGACGGGAAGCTGCTGCCGATGTTCGTCACCGTGGCGAACGGGCCGGTCGACGTGGAACTCGTCCGCGCCGGGAACGAGGCGGTGCTGCGCGCCCGTTACGAGGACGCGGCCTTCTTCTACCGCGCCGACCAGGCGACGCCGATCGCCGAGATGAAGTCGCACCTGAACCGCCTCACCTTCACCGACAAGCTCGGCTCGATGGCCGACCGGGCCGGCCGGATCGCCGCCCTCGCCCTCTCTGTCGCCGACCGCCTCGAAACCGGTTCACCGGTCCTGCGGAGGGCCGCCGAACTGGTCAAGTTCGACCTCGGCTCGCAGCTGGTCACCGAGATGACCAGCCTGGCCGGGGTGATGGCACGCGACTACGCGCTGCACGCCGGTGAGGACCGGGCCGTGGCGCAGGCGGTGTACGAGGCCGAACTGCCCCGCAACACCGGTGACGAGCTGCCGCGCACGCTGCCGGGCGCGCTGCTGTCGCTGGCCGACCGGCTGGACCTGGTCGCCGGGCTGGCCGCCACCGTGGGCCTGCCGACCGGGTCGAGCGACCCGTTCGCGGTCCGCCGGGCGTTCCTCGGCCTGATCGCGGTGCACCGGGCGACGCCGCGGCTGTCCGGGTTCGACCTCATCGAGGGTCTGGCGCTGGCGGCGGCCGCACAGCCGGTGCCGGTGGCGGACACCGTCCTGGAGGCGTGCGCCGAGTTCCTGACCCGGCGGCTGGAGCAGGTGTTCACCGAGGAGGGGCAGCCGGTCGACCGGGTACGCGCGGTCCTGCCGCACGCCGCCCGGCCGGCGGTCGCCGCCGCCCTGCTGGGACAGCTGCGCGACGCGGTCGGCGATCCGGGCTTCCGGGCCGTCGCCGAGGCGGTGCAGCGGGCGCGCCGGATCGTGCCCGCCGGGACTCCGGCCGGCTACGACGCGGGGCTGCTCAAGGAACCCGCCGAGATCGCGCTGCACGAGGCGGTGACGGCGGTCGCCGTACCGGCCTCGCCGGACGTCACCGCGTTCGTGGCGGCCACCCGGCCGCTCGTGGAACCGGTCGGCCGCTTCTTCGACGAGGTGTTCGTGATGGCCGACGACCTGGCGCTGCGGGCCGCCCGGCTGGGTCTGCTGGCCCGGGTACGGGATCTCGGCGACGGGTTGCTCGACTGGTCCCATCTGCGGTTCTGA
- a CDS encoding glycoside hydrolase family 6 protein, with amino-acid sequence MRPIPTRARAFTAAAAVGVVAASGAVAVATSASAAAGCRVDYSVNQWNTGFTGNVTVTNLGDPISGGWNLKWTWPGNQTITQAWSATVTQSGQAVTATNPSWATSLPTNGTANFGFNGTWSGTNTAPASFSLNGTVCNGSTGSPSTSPSTSTSPSTSTSPSTSVSPSTSTSPTTKVDNPYAGAKGYVNPEWKAKAESVSGGSRVSNNPTAVWIDRIAAINGTSGSSSNGAMGVRDHLDAALTQGAGYIQFVIYNLPGRDCAALASNGELGPTDLPRYKAEYIDPIAAIQGDAKYKSLRIINVVEIDSLPNLVTNTSGQAGGTAMCDTMKANGGYVQGIGYALQKLGGLGNTYNYVDAAHHGWIGWDSNFGPTADIMLQAAQASGNVKNVHGFITNTANYSALREPWVQPTTTVGGTSVRQSKWVDWNQYTDELTFAQAFRTKLVSIGFDSGIGMLIDTSRNGWGGSARPTAASTSTVVDTYVNESRIDRRIHAGNWCNQSGAGLGERPTAAPASGIDAYVWVKPPGESDGSSTLIENDEGKGFDRMCDPTYTGNARNGNSMTGSLSGAPISGAWFPAQFTQLMANAYPAL; translated from the coding sequence ATGAGACCCATCCCCACCCGTGCCAGGGCCTTCACGGCGGCCGCCGCCGTGGGCGTCGTCGCCGCTTCCGGCGCCGTCGCCGTGGCGACCAGCGCCAGCGCCGCGGCCGGCTGTCGCGTCGATTATTCGGTCAACCAGTGGAACACAGGATTCACCGGCAACGTCACGGTCACCAACCTCGGCGACCCGATCAGCGGCGGCTGGAACCTGAAGTGGACCTGGCCCGGCAACCAGACGATCACCCAGGCCTGGAGCGCGACGGTCACCCAGTCCGGGCAGGCCGTCACGGCGACCAACCCGTCGTGGGCGACCTCGCTGCCCACCAACGGCACCGCGAACTTCGGCTTCAACGGCACCTGGTCGGGCACGAACACGGCGCCCGCGTCCTTCTCGCTGAACGGCACGGTCTGCAACGGCTCGACCGGCAGCCCGTCCACCTCGCCGTCCACCTCGACGTCCCCGTCGACCTCGACCTCGCCGTCGACCTCGGTGTCCCCGTCGACCTCGACGTCGCCGACCACCAAGGTCGACAACCCGTACGCCGGGGCCAAGGGCTACGTGAACCCGGAGTGGAAGGCGAAGGCCGAGTCGGTGTCCGGCGGCAGCCGGGTCTCCAACAACCCGACCGCCGTCTGGATCGACCGGATCGCCGCCATCAACGGCACCTCCGGCAGCAGCTCCAACGGCGCCATGGGCGTACGTGACCACCTGGACGCGGCCCTCACGCAGGGCGCCGGCTACATCCAGTTCGTCATCTACAACCTGCCCGGCCGGGACTGCGCGGCCCTCGCCTCCAACGGTGAGCTGGGCCCGACCGACCTGCCGCGGTACAAGGCCGAGTACATCGACCCGATCGCCGCGATCCAGGGCGACGCGAAGTACAAGAGCCTGCGGATCATCAACGTCGTCGAGATCGACTCGCTGCCGAACCTCGTCACCAACACCTCCGGCCAGGCCGGCGGCACGGCGATGTGCGACACGATGAAGGCCAACGGCGGGTACGTGCAGGGCATCGGCTATGCCCTGCAGAAGCTCGGCGGGCTCGGCAACACCTACAACTACGTGGACGCCGCCCACCACGGCTGGATCGGCTGGGACTCGAACTTCGGCCCGACCGCCGACATCATGCTGCAGGCCGCCCAGGCGTCCGGCAACGTGAAGAACGTGCACGGCTTCATCACCAACACCGCCAACTACTCGGCTCTGCGTGAGCCGTGGGTCCAGCCGACCACCACGGTCGGCGGCACGAGCGTCCGGCAGTCGAAGTGGGTGGACTGGAACCAGTACACCGACGAGCTGACCTTCGCCCAGGCGTTCCGCACCAAGCTGGTCTCGATCGGCTTCGACTCGGGCATCGGCATGCTGATCGACACCTCCCGCAACGGCTGGGGCGGCTCGGCCCGGCCCACCGCGGCGAGCACCTCGACGGTCGTCGACACCTACGTCAACGAGTCCCGCATCGACCGCCGGATCCACGCCGGCAACTGGTGCAACCAGTCCGGCGCCGGTCTCGGCGAGCGTCCCACCGCGGCTCCGGCCTCCGGTATCGACGCCTACGTCTGGGTGAAGCCGCCGGGTGAGTCGGACGGCTCCAGCACCCTCATCGAGAACGACGAGGGCAAGGGCTTCGACCGGATGTGTGACCCGACCTACACCGGCAACGCCCGTAACGGCAACAGCATGACCGGCTCCCTGTCCGGCGCTCCGATCTCCGGAGCCTGGTTCCCGGCGCAGTTCACCCAGCTCATGGCGAACGCCTACCCGGCGCTCTGA